The DNA segment CTTCTAGCATAGCTGAGTCAATTGGGTGATGGTCTCCACACGTTATTCAAAAgaatatttcattgtattgACTTGTTGACCATACTTTGTGGCAGTTGCCTTCTCCTACAGAAATGTTACAGCTTTCTTTATAATTTAGACATAGAATATTGCTCAAAATACATTTATGCATGTCCAAGTTAGCTACTAATTGTTACTTGATTTATCTTTGAGAACGTGACACTCCAGTTAAATGTGAAGCCACAATAGTTTTCAATGACCATCTgctatgtgtgtttttttaggCTGGACAGCTGAGCGGGTGCAGGAGTATTTTGTCTGGGCCTCTCAGGTGGTCAAAGGCCTGAGAGGAACGAACTCAgttctggaggagaaactggaGGAGCTGTTCAAACAGAGAGGACTCCAACTCTGATCACATGGACACAAAACACTGAGGAGAAGAGACTTAATACATGACAAGTACACAACTTTTTCATACACTACTCacaaaaaattcacattttgacatgatGAGAGCAAGATAACACCTAACTATTGATCGACAGTACCTCGCCGTTGCACGACTTTCAACAGGATGTCCTCAGACGGAAGTAGCCACTGAGCTCAGTGAGATCAGCAAGTTGCAGCAGAGATAAACAGACAGCAAGAGAAATGGACGTCCTTGGGTCATCTACACTGATGTGGCCCATTATGAACAGTGCAGACCGTTAGAAACCAGTTACATCAGCGTGGTCTGCCAGCTAGAACACCAGCAAGGGTATGTTGAGCACGCCACCAGGCAGGCTTCATCATCCTTCATGCGCCATGGAGCATTTACACTACCAGTGGGCCTCAGTGCTGTTCCCTGATGAAAGTTGATTTATGTTGAGCCAAAATGCAACTGGTGATGTTAcagtgtgtgcagatgtgtCTCTTCAGTTACAGAACTGCCTCACATTTTGTGAATGGTTCGATGACAAGAACATTCTGTCTGAATAACTTCATGAACCCAGCCATTGTGTATCTGCATAATCGACACAGGCCTAATTTCATCTTCATGGAAGACAATGCTCCAGCTCCTTGAGGTGGCCTCATTTGGGAACAGCTGTTGGAGACTGCAGTATCTCAGCTTGAATCATCATGATGTATCACCGGAGCATGAATGTTCTACATTTTTCATAAATTTCAAACAAATGCCAAATATCTATAACATTTTGTGACTAGTGTAtgtccatttttaaaataaatcacatttaaaatatcTAAACATTTGCCATTATTTATATACAATAGCCATGTGTCCTGGAAAATCTGTGATATGATGTGCACAGAAACAAATGCTACAAAGGCAATGTGTTAAATGTTGAATCGAAGAGGCTTAATTAGAAATAAGTATTTACTTAAGCTGAAAACAGATACCAGCAACAAAATTTTGATAGAGGGATAAGGATCAgctccagcttcctgctgtCAAAATGTAGCAGTGTGAGACGGCAGATAATGCAATATGATTTTTTACCTAATCATAACTTAAATATCAACTACATTAACAGGTACGACTGTTAACTTGGTTAACAAGGTTTATTGTGTTTGACTttgagaaaactttttttttgctaaaactTTTAGTGGGACTCCCTACTTCCGGTCCGTCACTGTAATGAGTTAACTTCCGTTTCAAAGGAGCAGCAACGTGCCAGTTTAGTTTAGctgaaaagtttattttgtaaaattCAGATTCATGTTGTTGATCGGGTAGTCGTGTCTTGCCGTGATGTTTCCACCGGTTCAATCCACGGCCGGAGCCGTGTCGGTCTGAGATGGGACGGGTGAGCTGTTAGCAGGTTGCTAACGCTGTGCTAActcaagttttatttttatttaccagTTCGTATCATGTTACTTAAAATACACTGGAATATATATGGCTCAAAGAGAGCGAGTTGGAAATTAAATGAGTAATAAACCCGAGCGGAAACATTAACATTGTGTTCGAGGGTGAACTGTGAGAACTGTGCCACCCAAGTAAAGAGCAAAGAAATGGAGCTGGAGGAGTTCAGTCCTTTGGAGCCTCGACTGAAATATCCTCTCAACCTGAACTGTGTCTCCGAGGACCTGGATGAAAGGTATCACAGCTTGTACAAGTTTGATGTGTCTCAGCGTTATGGTTACTACTGGATCGATCACTGTTTATGTGTTCCTTTTTAGACCAAGGCAGACTGCAGAGCCAGAAGTCATGGCTGGAAGGAGCGAGGACTCTGAAGAAGGCACCTGGGACCCTGAGTGCAAGGGGGGCAGTGAGAATGAAGAGCAGGTGGATGATGGGAAATTTGAAAGGAGACTCTCAAAGATCAGTCAACAAGTTTTGGAAAGGAAAAATAAGATTGAGGTTatggaggtggaagaggaggggaagccGGGAGACGAGTCCGAGCCAGGATCTGAAGGATACACGGACAGTGAAAATGAAGCTGAGCTGCGATTCAAACCTGCTTTCATCCCCAAATATGAAGtcaaacaacctcaaacactgttAAAATCAGATACTAATGGTTCTGACAGTTTGGGTAGCCTTTTACCCCCTATTAAGTTGTTGCTCAGACAGATTTCAAAGCCTGAAGGTGTAGCTATAAACATGCACAGCTCTGATGATGGTATGCGCCGCTCTGACTGTGAGGAGAGCAGTGTGGATGAAGAGTCCGAGGAGACAGTGGCTAATGAGGTGGCTGTAATCCTACAATTTTTGTCATTGtacttcaacttttttttttttccccagtcaCACTAAGAACATTTTTGTTGTGGTCTTATGTAGGAAATCGAGGAGAAAGGCGCAACGAAATGTCCG comes from the Salarias fasciatus chromosome 1, fSalaFa1.1, whole genome shotgun sequence genome and includes:
- the LOC115388384 gene encoding uncharacterized protein LOC115388384, whose translation is MELEEFSPLEPRLKYPLNLNCVSEDLDERPRQTAEPEVMAGRSEDSEEGTWDPECKGGSENEEQVDDGKFERRLSKISQQVLERKNKIEVMEVEEEGKPGDESEPGSEGYTDSENEAELRFKPAFIPKYEVKQPQTLLKSDTNGSDSLGSLLPPIKLLLRQISKPEGVAINMHSSDDGMRRSDCEESSVDEESEETVANEEIEEKGATKCPQATEREPEAVKVNLVPGPVNLVEQISNLTQCAERFPERQSLSEERMGKGSPLCEKLREKIVEQFKNNVPQRKIAKNLGIALSTVHNIIKRFRESGQITVRKGQGRKPILTGCDIQALRQHCMENKLDSVVEITAWAQKHFGKTLSVNTVRRCIHKC